In Zingiber officinale cultivar Zhangliang chromosome 3B, Zo_v1.1, whole genome shotgun sequence, a single window of DNA contains:
- the LOC122055709 gene encoding G patch domain-containing protein 8-like: MDCKKFLQFVEEKKKRILDKKEAPLKWEQKLEAAAKAKADAEARESKLKASTKHKRRSYSESDSDNDSDSSYSDRKRRKRRVQKKHRKHGGKPDSEDVGRRKHRSNKRSSSSSDEDSSEDDSHRKRRTHRKKHSRSPTVDSNSSSSEGDEKRSNRKSHSKRHKHHHLSGDEDSSSDAEIRKQSSSHRRQHRPSSEVLSNYDANKHNNSSLNKLSDGEPETGKPWDTKKSQHKHGHHHHHHHKHNKHGHDHNHDPVEAYMVTGTKELAS; this comes from the coding sequence ATGGACTGCAAGAAGTTCTTGCAATTCgttgaagagaagaagaagagaattctGGATAAGAAAGAGGCCCCCTTGAAATGGGAGCAGAAACTTGAAGCTGCTGCTAAGGCGAAGGCTGATGCAGAAGCAAGAGAGTCGAAATTAAAGGCTTCAACAAAGCACAAAAGAAGATCCTACTCTGAATCAGACAGTGACAATGATTCTGACAGCAGTTATTCTGATAGGAAGCGTAGAAAAAGGAGAGTTCAAAAGAAACACAGGAAACATGGCGGCAAGCCTGACTCAGAAGATGTTGGTAGAAGGAAACACAGATCCAACAAAAGGAGCTCGAGCTCCAGTGATGAAGATAGCAGTGAGGATGATTCACACAGGAAGAGGCGCACTCACAGGAAGAAGCATAGTAGATCGCCCACAGTGGACTCCAACAGCTCAAGCAGTGAAGGTGATGAAAAGAGATCTAACAGGAAAAGTCATTCTAAGCGCCACAAACACCATCATCTGTCAGGTGATGAGGATTCTAGTTCAGACGCTGAAATAAGGAAACAAAGCTCCAGCCACAGGCGACAGCACAGGCCAAGCTCAGAAGTATTGTCTAATTATGATGCTAACAAACACAATAATTCTTCCCTGAACAAATTGTCAGATGGAGAGCCTGAGACCGGGAAGCCATGGGATACCAAGAAGTCTCAGCATAAGCATGGGCACCACCATCACCACCATCATAAACACAACAAACATGGTCATGATCATAATCATGATCCAGTGGAGGCATATATGGTTACTGGGACAAAGGAGCTTGCAAGTTAG